One Zeugodacus cucurbitae isolate PBARC_wt_2022May chromosome 3, idZeuCucr1.2, whole genome shotgun sequence genomic region harbors:
- the LOC105219209 gene encoding LOW QUALITY PROTEIN: odorant receptor 22c (The sequence of the model RefSeq protein was modified relative to this genomic sequence to represent the inferred CDS: substituted 1 base at 1 genomic stop codon), whose product MRRLLGPQVPIERSFFRIPRFSARIAAFWPQTFNRSLYWLTALRFCVNTFAVAVGGIGETLYGFVYLHDLFSALEAFCPGITKVISLLKMTIFFVRRKRWLHVIDGMRQLLLLDTSAEKRRIMEPLASFGSVLSFVLLISGSVTNTFFNILPLLKMGYYKSQSLDVPLLLPFNVILPEMFVNWPYYPATYLVLTLSGAMTVFSFSAVDGFFLCACVYTSALFRILQHDIRGAFAELQEQEHSTLAQNMRIXHRLAVLIERHNKIIDLCSDFASEFSLIILMHFLSASLVLCFSILDLMLNSTSIGVLTYIFYSIAALTQLVLYCIGGTYVSESSLKVAEVIYDIDWYKCDVRTRRMLLIMICRSQKAKTIQVPFFTPSLPAFRSIVSTAGSYITLLKTFL is encoded by the exons ATGCGTCGTCTATTGGGTCCACAGGTACCCATCGAACGCAGCTTCTTTCGCATACCACGCTTTTCGGCTCGCATTGCCGCTTTCTGGCCACAAACGTTCAATCGGTCGCTTTACTGGCTAACAGCTTTGCGTTTCTGCGTGAATACCTTTGCCGTTGCCGTCGGTGGTATCGGAGAGACTCTCTACGGTTTCGTTTATTTGCATGATCTCTTTAGCGCGCTCGAGGCTTTCTGTCCGGGTATTACCAAGGTCATTTCACTATTGAAAATGACCATATTCTTTGTTCGCCGCAAGCGTTGGCTACATGTGATAGATGGTATGCGGCAATTGCTATTGTTGG ATACCAGCGCCGAAAAACGCCGCATCATGGAGCCACTGGCCTCGTTCGGTTCGGTGTTGTCCTTTGTGCTGCTCATATCTGGCTCGGTAACGAATACGTTTTTCAACATTTTGCCGCTGCTGAAAATGGGCTACTACAAGTCGCAGTCGCTGGATGTGCCGCTGTTATTGCCCTTCAATGTTAT TTTGCCGGAAATGTTCGTCAATTGGCCATATTATCCAGCCACATACCTGGTGCTGACGCTCTCCGGCGCCATGACCGTGTTCAGTTTTAGTGCCGTGGATGGCTTCTTCCTCTGCGCCTGTGTGTACACGAGTGCGCTGTTTCGCATATTGCAACATGACATACGTGGCGCATTCGCTGAATTGCAAGAAC AGGAGCACTCAACGTTGGCGCAAAATATGCGGATATAGCATCGATTGGCGGTGCTCATTGAACGCCACAACAAAATCATCGATCTGTGCAGCGATTTCGCTTCGGAATTTTCACTCATCATCCTGATGCATTTCCTTTCGGCGTCGTTGGTGTTGTGCTTCAGCATATTGGATTTGATGTTG AACTCTACCTCCATAGGCGTGTTGACCTACATCTTCTACAGCATCGCCGCTTTAACTCAACTGGTTCTCTATTGCATAGGCGGCACTTACGTTAGCGAGAGC AGCCTAAAGGTCGCCGAGGTCATATATGACATCGACTGGTATAAATGTGATGTGCGCACGCGTCGCATGCTGTTGATAATGATTTGTCGTTCGCAGAAGGCGAAAACAATTCAGGTGCCATTTTTT